From a single Larimichthys crocea isolate SSNF chromosome XIII, L_crocea_2.0, whole genome shotgun sequence genomic region:
- the tent5aa gene encoding terminal nucleotidyltransferase 5A, translating into MTEDDSSSTTSCMSETEGSNVSVLNWEQVQRLDAILTETIPIHGRGNFPTLEMQPRQIVKVVRSRMEEKQIHVRDVRLNGSAASHILHEDSGLGFKDLDLIFCADMKGESDFQTVKDIVLDCLLDFLPDCVNKEKITPLTLKEAYVQKMVKVCNDSDRWSLISLSNNRGKNVELKFVDSLRRQFEFSVDSFQIKLDSLLLFYECSENPMAETFHPTIMGESVYGDFSEALDHLRHKFICTRNPEEIRGGGLLKYCHLLVRGFRAASESEMKSLQRYMCSRFFIDFPDIGEQQRKLESYLQNHFVGLEDRKYDYLMTLHGVVNESTVCLMGHERRQTLGLIAMLAVRVLAEQNVIPNVANVTCYYQPAPYVADGNFSNYYIAQVQPVFACQQPAYSTWLPCN; encoded by the exons ATGACAGAGGACGACAGTAGCTCCACCACCAGCTGTATGTCTGAAACAGAAGGCAGCAACGTTAGCGTCCTCAACTGGGAGCAAGTGCAACGGCTGGACGCGATCCTGACTGAGACCATCCCGATCCACGGTCGAGGAAACTTCCCCACTCTGGAGATGCAGCCGCGGCAGATCGTTAAGGTGGTGCGGAGTCGGATGGAGGAAAAACAGATCCACGTCCGGGACGTTCGATTAAACGGCTCTGCTGCCAGCCACATTCTGCACGAGGATAGTGGACTGGGCTTTAAGGATCTTGATCTAATATTTTGCGCAGATATGAAAGGTGAAAGTGATTTCCAGACTGTGAAGGACATAGTTTTGGACTGTCTCCTGGATTTTTTACCCGACTGCGTGAATAAGGAGAAAATAACCCCGTTAACGTTAAAG gaagcctATGTGCAGAAGATGGTGAAGGTGTGTAACGACTCAGACCGCTGGAGCCTCATCTCCCTCTCCAACAACCGGGGGAAGAATGTGGAGCTGAAGTTTGTGGACTCTCTGCGGCGGCAGTTTGAGTTCAGCGTGGACTCCTTTCAGATCAAACTGGACTCCCTGCTGCTGTTCTACGAGTGCTCAGAGAACCCAATGGCTGAGACCTTCCACCCCACTATCATGGGAGAGAGCGTGTACGGGGACTTCAGCGAGGCCCTGGACCACTTACGCCACAAGTTCATCTGCACCCGGAACCCGGAGGAGATCCGAGGAGGGGGTCTCCTGAAGTACTGTCACCTGCTGGTGAGGGGTTTCAGGGCTGCTTCAGAGTCAGAGATGAAGTCCCTTCAGCGCTACATGTGCTCACGCTTCTTCATTGACTTCCCTGATATTGGTGAGCAGCAGCGCAAGCTGGAGTCCTACCTTCAAAACCACTTTGTGGGCCTGGAGGACCGCAAGTACGACTACCTGATGACCCTTCACGGAGTGGTCAACGAGAGCACGGTGTGCCTGATGGGACATGAGAGGAGGCAGACCTTAGGGCTCATAGCCATGCTGGCAGTGCGTGTTCTGGCTGAGCAGAATGTCATCCCCAACGTGGCTAATGTTACATGTTACTACCAACCTGCTCCTTATGTGGCAGATGGCAACTTCAGTAACTACTACATAGCACAGGTACAGCCGGTGTTTGCTTGCCAGCAGCCTGCATACTCCACCTGGCTGCCCTGTAACTGA